In Geminocystis sp. NIES-3708, a single window of DNA contains:
- a CDS encoding ROK family protein, translating into MTEKEVIGVDLGGTAIKLGRFLENGTCLESVTIPTPQPATPESVIDAIANIVIQLNSNKKAVALGIGTPGPADAHGRITLVAINLSGWKNVPLADELEIKTGLKTIIANDANCAGLGEAWLGAGKHYQNLILLTLGTGVGGAIILNGKLFTGHLGSAGELGLITLNPDGHNCNSGNQGSLEQYVSATAIYRDTNKTPAELGQLAENNNIEALTFWQNYGKQLGSGLASLIYILTPEAIIIGGGVSASSQFFLPSTKAEINRRVLESSRINLRLMVAELGNQAGMVGAAKLAWQLWESN; encoded by the coding sequence ATGACAGAAAAAGAAGTAATAGGGGTTGATTTAGGCGGTACGGCTATAAAGTTAGGCAGATTTCTCGAAAATGGTACTTGTTTAGAATCTGTTACTATTCCTACCCCCCAACCAGCTACCCCTGAAAGTGTTATTGATGCGATCGCCAATATAGTAATACAATTAAATTCCAATAAAAAAGCTGTAGCCCTAGGAATAGGTACACCAGGACCAGCGGACGCTCATGGCAGAATAACATTAGTTGCCATTAATTTATCAGGATGGAAAAATGTTCCTTTAGCCGATGAATTGGAAATCAAAACAGGCTTAAAAACTATCATCGCTAACGATGCCAACTGTGCTGGATTAGGAGAGGCATGGTTAGGGGCAGGAAAACATTATCAAAACTTGATTCTTTTAACTCTAGGTACAGGAGTTGGTGGTGCAATAATACTTAATGGTAAGTTATTTACAGGACATCTAGGATCAGCAGGAGAATTGGGTTTAATCACCCTTAACCCTGATGGACATAATTGTAATAGCGGTAATCAAGGATCACTTGAACAATATGTATCTGCTACAGCAATTTATCGAGATACAAATAAAACTCCTGCGGAATTAGGACAATTAGCAGAAAATAATAACATTGAAGCTTTGACATTTTGGCAAAATTATGGTAAGCAATTAGGGTCAGGATTAGCTAGTTTAATCTATATATTGACACCTGAAGCGATTATTATTGGCGGTGGTGTAAGTGCTAGTAGTCAATTTTTCTTGCCTTCCACTAAAGCAGAAATTAATCGTAGAGTTTTAGAAAGCTCTCGTATTAACTTAAGGTTGATGGTAGCAGAATTGGGAAATCAAGCGGGAATGGTGGGGGCGGCAAAATTGGCATGGCAATTGTGGGAAAGTAATTAA
- a CDS encoding cobalamin biosynthesis protein produces the protein MISLLKEHQANIDKLTELIAHQLDLKAMIYIHLQKTPNINIPSIIRHCCVLWVGIGCQKNTSFSLIESAVTEVLNKYNLERKAIASLATIDIKSSEVGILALADKWHLPLSIFTAEELNQISVPNPSAIVNQEVGTRSIAEASALKAALSFNFIENRLKSANLIVSKQIVHREGEKGAVTVAIAQSALE, from the coding sequence GTGATTAGCTTATTAAAAGAACATCAAGCTAATATTGATAAATTAACTGAATTAATTGCTCATCAACTAGACTTAAAAGCAATGATTTATATTCATCTACAAAAAACTCCAAATATTAATATTCCCTCTATTATTAGGCATTGTTGTGTTTTATGGGTAGGTATTGGTTGTCAAAAAAATACTTCATTTTCCCTTATTGAATCTGCTGTCACTGAAGTTTTAAATAAGTATAACTTGGAACGAAAAGCCATCGCCTCTTTAGCTACCATTGATATAAAAAGCAGTGAAGTGGGTATTTTAGCTTTAGCTGATAAGTGGCATCTACCTTTAAGCATTTTCACGGCTGAAGAATTAAATCAAATTTCTGTACCCAATCCATCAGCTATAGTTAACCAAGAAGTTGGAACTCGTAGCATTGCAGAGGCTTCTGCTTTAAAAGCTGCTTTATCATTTAATTTCATCGAAAATCGATTAAAATCAGCTAATTTAATCGTCTCTAAACAAATTGTTCATCGAGAAGGCGAAAAAGGAGCTGTTACAGTTGCCATCGCCCAGTCGGCTTTAGAATAA
- a CDS encoding DUF6887 family protein, translating to MSDINYTTMSDEALKKYFLAHKNNPSALHAYLDRKNQQQRKVITKVGDPDFDLKIEKAIQAKLQKQKNQGEK from the coding sequence ATGTCTGATATTAATTATACTACAATGTCCGATGAGGCGTTAAAAAAATACTTTTTAGCACATAAAAATAATCCATCTGCTTTACACGCTTATTTAGACAGAAAAAATCAGCAACAGAGAAAAGTAATTACAAAAGTAGGTGATCCTGATTTCGACCTAAAAATAGAAAAGGCTATTCAAGCAAAGTTACAAAAACAGAAAAATCAAGGAGAAAAATAA
- a CDS encoding PBP1A family penicillin-binding protein, with protein MDNPSGNSDSSISKVVTGIWQNIQTQLHFPTLKPNAKVQGIHVKNGQDNYTSFYPLLGDRYIIGRSTKSCDIVIRSAIISQTHCVIERDTNNPEQFIIRDLNSTNGVYCGNQRYQSLTLQHNDIITLGPPELADVIEIRFDKCPPKSLIFARYGLIVSGVSLLLIIAWLNFEWAKYDVYPIPDHVGGSTVVYGDDGKTLLSPRIDSPHRELEDLKEFSPVLPQALMASEDSRYYWHFGVDPLGILRAILINKREDGLKQGASTITQQLARSIYPDVGRENNLARKLREMIVALKLETVYSKDEIMKTYLNRVYLGVNLYGFEDAAQFYFDKSARDLDIAESATLVAILPAPNAYNPVQDYDTAVKLRNRVIERMLNAGMITKDEASDARRSRIYISPKAQETLSKILAPYYYGHVFQEMNRLLGDNLTQEGDFIIETALNPKIQAIAEESLKNHLNSNGKQNNFSEGAIATIKAKNGEIVALVGGKDYRQSQFNRATQAQRQPGSTFKVFAYTAALEAGISANKSYSCSPLRWQGFTYRACERSGGATNMYQGLALSENAIALRVAKDVGLNKVVETAKKMGIKSNLNPVPGLILGQSEVNVLEMTGAYTAFANQGIWSRPHAIKVIRDGRDCEDYEKHNTCREIYRFNQNKDEQKQAIKPKIAKTMDQMLQQVISSGTGRSAYIGKNEAGKTGTTNKGVDLWFIGYVAKDNLVTGIWLGNDNNSATNSSSGQAAILWGDYMKKIL; from the coding sequence ATGGATAATCCTTCGGGTAACTCAGATTCTTCTATCAGTAAGGTAGTTACGGGAATATGGCAAAATATCCAAACTCAGTTACATTTTCCTACTTTAAAGCCGAATGCTAAAGTACAAGGAATTCATGTTAAAAATGGACAAGATAACTATACCTCTTTTTATCCATTATTAGGTGATCGCTATATTATAGGGAGAAGTACTAAAAGTTGTGATATAGTTATTCGTAGTGCAATTATCAGTCAAACTCACTGTGTAATCGAAAGAGATACTAATAATCCTGAACAGTTTATTATCCGAGACTTAAATTCAACTAACGGTGTTTATTGTGGCAATCAGCGTTATCAATCTTTAACCCTTCAGCATAACGATATTATCACCCTTGGACCGCCAGAATTAGCCGATGTGATTGAAATACGCTTTGATAAATGTCCTCCAAAGTCTTTGATTTTTGCTCGTTATGGTTTAATTGTGAGCGGTGTTAGCTTATTATTAATAATCGCTTGGCTCAACTTTGAATGGGCAAAATATGACGTTTATCCTATTCCTGATCATGTTGGGGGTTCAACGGTGGTGTATGGTGATGATGGTAAAACCCTACTTTCTCCTCGTATTGATTCCCCTCACCGAGAATTGGAAGATTTAAAAGAATTTTCTCCTGTTTTACCTCAAGCATTAATGGCATCAGAAGATAGTCGCTACTATTGGCATTTTGGGGTTGATCCTTTGGGCATTTTAAGAGCAATATTAATTAATAAACGAGAAGATGGACTTAAACAGGGTGCTAGTACTATAACACAACAATTAGCAAGAAGTATTTATCCTGACGTGGGGAGAGAAAATAATCTCGCTCGTAAACTACGGGAAATGATTGTAGCCTTGAAGCTAGAAACAGTTTACAGCAAAGATGAAATCATGAAAACTTACCTTAATCGAGTTTATTTAGGAGTAAACTTGTATGGTTTTGAAGACGCTGCACAATTTTATTTTGATAAATCTGCCAGAGATTTAGATATAGCTGAATCCGCTACCCTTGTAGCTATTTTACCTGCACCTAATGCCTATAATCCTGTGCAAGATTATGATACCGCCGTTAAATTACGTAACCGAGTCATAGAAAGAATGTTAAACGCAGGAATGATAACTAAAGATGAGGCTTCTGACGCTAGAAGATCAAGAATTTATATTAGCCCTAAAGCACAAGAAACTTTATCTAAAATTTTAGCACCTTATTATTATGGTCACGTTTTTCAAGAAATGAATCGCTTATTGGGAGATAATTTGACTCAGGAAGGAGATTTTATTATTGAAACAGCTTTGAATCCTAAAATTCAAGCTATTGCGGAAGAAAGTCTCAAAAATCATCTGAACTCTAACGGTAAACAAAATAATTTTTCTGAAGGTGCGATCGCCACTATTAAAGCTAAAAATGGAGAAATAGTTGCTTTAGTTGGTGGAAAAGACTATCGACAAAGTCAATTTAATCGTGCTACTCAAGCACAAAGACAACCAGGTTCAACTTTTAAGGTTTTTGCTTATACCGCAGCCTTAGAAGCAGGAATTTCAGCAAATAAGAGCTATTCTTGCAGTCCTCTTCGTTGGCAAGGATTTACCTATCGGGCTTGTGAAAGATCAGGAGGAGCGACAAATATGTATCAAGGTTTAGCTTTATCAGAAAATGCCATTGCCTTGAGAGTTGCGAAGGATGTTGGTTTAAATAAAGTAGTAGAAACAGCAAAAAAAATGGGAATAAAGTCAAACTTAAATCCAGTACCGGGTTTAATATTAGGACAAAGTGAGGTTAACGTTTTAGAAATGACGGGTGCTTATACGGCTTTTGCCAATCAAGGAATTTGGTCACGTCCTCACGCTATAAAAGTAATTCGAGATGGAAGAGATTGTGAAGATTACGAAAAACATAATACTTGTCGAGAAATTTACCGTTTTAATCAAAATAAAGATGAACAAAAACAAGCAATTAAGCCAAAAATTGCCAAAACAATGGATCAAATGTTGCAACAAGTAATTTCATCTGGTACGGGTAGAAGTGCTTACATAGGAAAAAATGAAGCGGGTAAAACAGGCACAACAAATAAAGGTGTTGATTTATGGTTTATTGGTTATGTTGCGAAGGATAATTTAGTGACTGGAATTTGGTTAGGGAATGATAATAATTCCGCCACCAATAGCAGTAGTGGACAGGCAGCGATATTATGGGGTGATTATATGAAAAAAATTTTATAA
- a CDS encoding NAD(+) kinase has translation MQLEQVIIAYKAGDKNSKKWAERCAKELEVRKCKVLLGPSGIKDNPYPVFLASATQKIDLGIILGGDGTILAAARHLSPERIPILAVNVGGHLGFLTEPFSLFQDTENLWHRLENDFYAVERRMMLEAQIWERNKKDIEPVSDRFFCLNEMCVKPACLDRMPTAMLEMEVDGEVVDQYHGDGLIVSTPTGSTCYTASANGPIIHPGMSAIAVTPICPLSLSSRPLLLPPRSVVSIWTLGDYELNNKLWMDGVLATSIWPGQWVSIQMADCQAQFIILRESHSFYKTLREKLQWAGARIYHENNHRN, from the coding sequence GTGCAGCTTGAACAAGTAATTATTGCCTATAAAGCAGGGGATAAAAATAGTAAAAAGTGGGCGGAAAGATGTGCTAAGGAATTAGAAGTCCGTAAATGTAAGGTATTATTAGGTCCTAGTGGCATAAAAGATAATCCTTATCCTGTCTTTTTAGCTTCTGCTACCCAAAAAATTGATTTAGGGATTATTTTAGGTGGTGATGGTACTATTTTAGCCGCTGCTCGTCATTTATCCCCCGAAAGAATACCTATTTTAGCGGTGAATGTGGGGGGACATTTGGGCTTTTTAACTGAACCTTTTTCCTTATTTCAAGACACAGAAAATCTTTGGCATCGTCTCGAAAATGATTTCTATGCGGTAGAAAGACGCATGATGTTAGAAGCTCAAATTTGGGAAAGAAACAAAAAAGATATTGAACCTGTTAGCGATCGCTTTTTCTGCTTAAATGAGATGTGCGTTAAACCAGCCTGTTTAGATCGAATGCCCACTGCTATGCTTGAAATGGAGGTAGATGGAGAAGTAGTTGATCAATATCATGGAGATGGTTTAATTGTCTCTACTCCCACAGGCTCAACTTGTTATACTGCATCAGCTAATGGTCCTATTATACACCCTGGAATGAGTGCTATTGCGGTTACGCCCATATGTCCTTTAAGTTTATCCAGTCGCCCTTTATTATTACCTCCTCGCTCTGTTGTAAGTATTTGGACATTAGGAGATTATGAATTAAATAATAAATTATGGATGGATGGAGTGTTAGCAACTTCAATATGGCCAGGGCAGTGGGTAAGTATACAAATGGCAGATTGTCAAGCCCAATTTATTATCTTGAGAGAATCCCATTCTTTTTATAAAACCCTACGAGAAAAACTACAATGGGCTGGTGCAAGAATTTATCATGAAAACAACCATCGAAATTAA
- the acs gene encoding acetate--CoA ligase: protein MTQPTIESILQEKRTFTPPSEFAEKAQIKSWTNYQLLYQQSINNPTEFWADLAEKELNWFQKWEQVLDWSNPPFAKWFVNGKINISYNCLDRHLITWRRNKAAIIWEGEPGDSRTLTYAQLHREVCQFANVMKQLGVKKGDIVAIYMPMIPEAAIAMLACARIGAVHSVVFGGFSAEALRDRINAASAKLVVTADGGFRKDKIVALKEQVDLAIADNQAPNVENVLVVQRTKEKVSMEVGRDHWWHDLQAGVSAHCEAEAMDSEDMLFILYTSGSTGKPKGVVHTTGGYNLYSHMTTKWIFDLRDDDVYWCTADVGWITGHSYIVYGPLSNGATTVMYEGVPRPSNLGCFWDIIEKYGVNIFYTAPTAIRAFIKMGEHHPNARDLSSLRLLGTVGEPINPEAWMWYHKVIGKEKCPIVDTWWQTETGGVMITPLPGATPTKPGSATHPFPGIMADIVDLEGNSVEDNEGGYLVIKHPWPGMMRTVYGDPDRFRNTYWEHIAPKDGKYLYFAGDGARRDEDGYFWVMGRVDDVINVSGHRLGTMEVESALVSHPAVAEAAVVGKPDEIKGEEIFAFVTLEGDFIPSDELANELKAHVVQEIGAIARPGEIRFTDGMPKTRSGKIMRRLLRSLASGQEVTGDTSTLEDRSVLDKLREGA from the coding sequence ATGACACAACCAACAATTGAATCAATCTTACAAGAAAAACGTACTTTTACCCCGCCATCAGAATTTGCAGAAAAAGCACAGATTAAAAGTTGGACAAACTATCAATTATTATATCAACAGTCTATTAATAATCCTACGGAATTTTGGGCCGATTTAGCGGAAAAAGAATTAAATTGGTTTCAAAAATGGGAGCAAGTATTAGACTGGAGTAATCCTCCCTTTGCTAAATGGTTTGTCAATGGCAAAATTAATATATCCTACAACTGTTTAGACAGACATCTAATTACTTGGAGACGCAACAAAGCCGCTATTATTTGGGAAGGCGAACCCGGTGACAGTCGTACTTTAACCTATGCTCAATTGCATAGAGAGGTCTGTCAATTTGCTAACGTCATGAAGCAGTTAGGAGTCAAAAAAGGTGATATAGTGGCAATTTATATGCCCATGATTCCTGAAGCGGCGATCGCCATGTTAGCCTGTGCCAGAATTGGAGCGGTGCATAGTGTAGTATTTGGCGGTTTTAGTGCCGAAGCCTTGAGAGATAGAATTAACGCCGCATCCGCTAAATTAGTCGTCACCGCCGATGGTGGTTTCCGTAAAGATAAAATTGTAGCCCTTAAAGAGCAAGTGGACTTAGCCATTGCTGATAATCAAGCCCCCAATGTCGAAAACGTGTTAGTAGTACAACGCACGAAGGAAAAAGTCTCTATGGAAGTAGGTAGAGATCATTGGTGGCACGACTTACAAGCTGGAGTATCCGCCCATTGTGAAGCTGAAGCAATGGATAGTGAAGATATGTTATTTATTCTCTATACCAGTGGTAGTACAGGGAAGCCTAAAGGAGTTGTGCATACAACAGGAGGCTATAACCTTTACTCTCACATGACGACTAAGTGGATTTTTGATCTTCGTGACGATGATGTATATTGGTGTACTGCCGATGTGGGATGGATTACCGGGCATAGTTACATAGTTTATGGACCTCTTTCCAATGGTGCGACAACTGTTATGTATGAAGGTGTACCCCGTCCGTCTAATCTCGGTTGTTTTTGGGATATAATCGAGAAATACGGCGTAAATATATTTTACACTGCCCCTACCGCTATTCGTGCTTTTATCAAAATGGGCGAACATCACCCCAACGCTCGTGATTTATCATCTTTAAGGCTTTTAGGTACGGTGGGCGAACCCATTAATCCAGAAGCGTGGATGTGGTATCATAAGGTAATTGGTAAGGAAAAATGTCCCATAGTCGATACATGGTGGCAAACAGAAACAGGAGGAGTGATGATTACTCCTTTACCCGGTGCTACCCCCACAAAACCCGGCTCTGCGACCCATCCTTTTCCCGGCATCATGGCGGATATTGTGGATTTAGAGGGCAATTCTGTTGAGGATAACGAGGGCGGTTATTTGGTGATAAAACATCCTTGGCCCGGTATGATGAGAACAGTATATGGTGATCCTGACAGATTCCGTAACACCTATTGGGAGCATATAGCGCCGAAAGATGGAAAATATTTGTATTTTGCTGGGGATGGTGCAAGACGAGATGAAGACGGCTATTTTTGGGTAATGGGGCGTGTTGATGATGTGATTAACGTTTCGGGACACCGTTTAGGTACGATGGAGGTAGAATCGGCTTTAGTATCTCATCCTGCGGTAGCAGAAGCCGCCGTTGTTGGTAAACCTGATGAAATTAAAGGGGAGGAAATCTTTGCTTTTGTCACCCTCGAAGGTGATTTTATCCCTAGCGATGAGTTAGCGAATGAACTTAAAGCCCATGTAGTACAAGAAATTGGGGCGATCGCCCGTCCGGGAGAGATCAGATTTACTGATGGAATGCCCAAAACTCGATCGGGTAAAATTATGCGTCGATTATTGCGTAGCCTGGCTTCTGGGCAGGAAGTGACAGGAGACACTTCTACTTTAGAAGATCGTAGTGTCTTAGATAAATTAAGAGAGGGAGCATAA
- a CDS encoding protein kinase domain-containing protein has translation MSKCLNPECLAENELSDKMCQKCGNKLLLKERYRAVKIIGQGGFGRTFLAIDEDKPSKSYCVIKQFLLQAQGTDNLEKASELFAQEAHRLDELGKHSQIPELLAYFIQDNRQYLIQQFIEGQNLKQELNSQGNFNEQKIKALLINILNVLKFVHQNNIIHRDIKPENIIRRREDNNLFLVDFGASKVVENSRLSITATVIGSAQYCPPEQSFGKPQYCSDLYSLGVTCLHLLTGIEPFNLFDMGEGNWVWRDYLNNNFVSNDLGNILDKLVEFAYKKRYQSVDEVFNILLLKKESVLDKIPIHKTIENKVNNTINTNKDTLKSGEFLSVNEFLISANGNYSLVLQADGNLVLYNCRSSKAIWASGTNGRKPISAVMQEDGNFVIYFDGFNPWASNTANRLISHLKLEDNGTVILYNNHYSLTIIS, from the coding sequence ATGAGTAAATGCCTTAATCCTGAATGTTTGGCAGAAAATGAATTAAGTGATAAAATGTGTCAAAAATGTGGTAATAAATTATTATTAAAAGAACGTTATAGAGCGGTAAAAATAATTGGACAAGGTGGTTTTGGTAGAACTTTTTTAGCTATTGATGAAGATAAACCATCTAAGTCTTATTGCGTAATAAAACAATTTTTACTCCAAGCTCAAGGCACAGATAATTTAGAAAAAGCATCGGAATTATTTGCCCAAGAAGCTCACCGATTAGACGAGTTAGGCAAACATTCTCAAATACCTGAATTATTAGCTTATTTTATTCAAGATAATCGTCAATATTTAATTCAACAATTTATTGAAGGACAAAATTTAAAGCAAGAATTAAACTCTCAAGGTAATTTTAATGAGCAGAAAATTAAGGCTTTATTAATAAATATATTAAATGTCTTAAAATTTGTTCATCAAAATAATATAATTCACCGAGATATTAAACCTGAAAATATTATTAGAAGAAGGGAAGATAACAATTTATTTTTAGTTGATTTTGGTGCTTCAAAAGTTGTCGAAAATAGTCGTTTATCCATCACTGCTACCGTTATAGGTTCGGCTCAGTATTGTCCTCCCGAACAATCTTTTGGGAAACCTCAATATTGCAGTGATTTATATAGTTTAGGGGTAACTTGCTTACATTTATTAACAGGAATTGAACCTTTTAATTTATTTGATATGGGAGAAGGTAATTGGGTTTGGCGTGATTATTTAAACAATAATTTTGTTAGTAATGATTTAGGAAATATTTTAGATAAATTGGTAGAATTTGCTTATAAAAAACGTTATCAATCTGTCGATGAAGTTTTTAATATTTTACTATTGAAAAAAGAGAGTGTATTAGATAAAATTCCGATACATAAAACTATAGAAAATAAGGTAAATAATACTATTAATACAAATAAAGACACCCTTAAATCAGGTGAATTTTTATCGGTAAATGAATTTTTAATATCTGCTAATGGTAATTATAGTCTAGTACTTCAAGCAGATGGAAACTTGGTATTATATAATTGTAGGTCTTCAAAAGCTATATGGGCTTCAGGTACAAATGGTAGAAAACCTATAAGTGCGGTTATGCAAGAAGATGGTAATTTTGTGATTTATTTTGATGGTTTTAATCCTTGGGCTTCTAATACAGCTAATAGATTAATTTCTCATCTCAAACTAGAAGATAATGGTACTGTAATTTTGTATAATAATCATTATTCTTTAACAATTATTTCTTAG
- the rdgB gene encoding RdgB/HAM1 family non-canonical purine NTP pyrophosphatase produces MKKLVVATGNAGKLREIQGYLREFNIELALKPSELDIEETGLTFLENAILKASEISKALKQWAIADDSGLMVDALNGQPGIFSARYGKTDQDRITRLLKELEGENNRNAQFVCAVAITNPEGEIIIQTEGICAGEILTEARGNNGFGYDPIFFVPEFNKTFAQMSPELKAKISHRGKAFTNLTPLLKSRLK; encoded by the coding sequence ATGAAAAAGTTAGTTGTAGCCACAGGAAATGCGGGTAAACTTCGAGAAATACAGGGATATTTAAGGGAATTTAACATTGAATTGGCTTTAAAACCTTCAGAATTAGACATAGAAGAAACGGGGTTAACTTTTTTGGAAAATGCGATTCTTAAAGCCTCAGAAATCTCTAAAGCATTAAAACAATGGGCGATCGCCGATGATTCTGGTTTAATGGTAGATGCGTTAAATGGACAACCAGGTATTTTTTCTGCTAGATATGGTAAAACAGATCAAGATCGCATTACTCGTTTATTAAAAGAATTAGAAGGAGAAAATAATCGTAATGCCCAATTTGTTTGTGCTGTGGCTATTACCAATCCTGAAGGAGAAATAATCATTCAAACTGAGGGTATTTGTGCGGGGGAAATATTAACAGAAGCAAGAGGAAATAATGGTTTTGGCTATGACCCAATTTTTTTTGTGCCTGAATTTAACAAAACCTTTGCACAAATGTCACCAGAATTAAAAGCAAAAATAAGCCATCGGGGAAAAGCATTTACCAACTTAACACCTTTACTTAAATCTCGGCTTAAGTGA
- a CDS encoding DUF6888 family protein, with product MPTSQQLEGLYRICYYLTYRALQPIHLICLDERTGNLFILAGDEENIEMEITPIGEVL from the coding sequence ATGCCAACTTCGCAACAATTAGAAGGTCTTTATCGAATTTGTTATTATTTAACTTATCGAGCTTTGCAACCAATTCACCTTATTTGTCTTGATGAAAGAACAGGTAATCTGTTTATTTTGGCAGGAGATGAGGAGAATATTGAGATGGAAATTACACCCATTGGGGAGGTGCTTTAA
- a CDS encoding type II toxin-antitoxin system HicB family antitoxin, producing MMPCCHGKTRQEAIEHGEEVIEMYLEIWQQERDIIPQPKNL from the coding sequence ATGATGCCTTGTTGTCACGGTAAAACTCGTCAAGAAGCGATCGAACATGGAGAGGAAGTTATCGAAATGTATTTAGAAATATGGCAACAAGAAAGAGATATTATTCCTCAACCGAAAAATTTATAA
- the carA gene encoding glutamine-hydrolyzing carbamoyl-phosphate synthase small subunit gives MSILRFNPALLVLADGTSYEGYAFGAKGTTFGEVVFNTGMTGYQEVMTDPSYSGQIVTFTYPELGNTGVNSEDEESAKPHIKGVIARNITEKPSNWRSTQSLPDYLKQHNIVGIYGIDTRDLTRRLRSSGAMNGVISSEILDPDQLLVQLQAVPSMAGLNLVQEISTKEIYEWTEPTSTEWEFSHRTNLEEEKFTVVAIDFGVKRNILRRLASYGCKVVVVPANTPPEDILKYNPDGIFLSNGPGDPSAVAEGIETAKALLEAKKPTFGICMGHQILGLSLGAETFKLKFGHRGLNQPCGLKQKVEITSQNHGFAVTEESLGADIEITHLNLNDRTVAGLKHKTLPFFSVQYHPEASPGPHDADYLFEQFVKMMRDHK, from the coding sequence ATGTCTATCTTGCGTTTTAATCCTGCATTATTAGTTTTAGCCGATGGTACATCTTATGAAGGCTATGCTTTTGGTGCAAAAGGTACAACTTTCGGAGAAGTCGTTTTCAACACAGGCATGACAGGTTATCAAGAAGTCATGACAGATCCTAGTTATTCTGGTCAAATAGTTACTTTTACTTATCCTGAATTAGGTAATACGGGTGTCAACTCTGAAGATGAAGAATCTGCGAAACCTCATATCAAAGGAGTTATTGCCCGTAACATTACAGAAAAACCGAGTAACTGGCGATCAACTCAATCATTACCAGACTATTTAAAACAACATAACATTGTAGGAATTTATGGCATCGACACTCGTGATTTAACTCGTCGTTTACGCTCATCAGGAGCAATGAATGGGGTGATTTCTAGTGAAATACTAGATCCTGACCAATTACTCGTTCAACTTCAAGCAGTACCTTCTATGGCAGGTTTAAACCTTGTTCAAGAGATTAGTACAAAAGAAATTTATGAATGGACAGAACCCACCTCCACAGAATGGGAATTTAGTCATCGTACTAATTTAGAAGAAGAAAAATTCACCGTTGTCGCTATTGATTTTGGAGTTAAACGTAATATTTTACGTCGTTTAGCTAGTTATGGTTGTAAAGTGGTTGTTGTTCCTGCCAACACTCCTCCTGAAGACATCCTTAAATATAATCCTGATGGTATTTTTCTGTCTAATGGACCTGGAGATCCCTCTGCTGTGGCAGAAGGTATCGAAACGGCAAAAGCTTTATTAGAAGCAAAAAAACCAACTTTTGGTATTTGTATGGGGCATCAAATTCTCGGTTTATCATTAGGAGCGGAAACTTTTAAATTAAAATTTGGTCATCGAGGTTTAAATCAACCTTGTGGGTTAAAACAAAAAGTAGAAATAACCAGTCAAAATCACGGTTTTGCCGTTACAGAAGAATCTTTAGGTGCTGATATAGAAATTACTCACCTAAATTTAAATGATCGCACAGTAGCAGGACTCAAACATAAAACTTTACCCTTTTTCTCCGTACAATATCATCCAGAAGCTAGTCCTGGTCCTCATGATGCTGATTATTTATTCGAGCAATTTGTGAAAATGATGCGCGATCATAAGTAG